A window of the Bufo gargarizans isolate SCDJY-AF-19 chromosome 1, ASM1485885v1, whole genome shotgun sequence genome harbors these coding sequences:
- the LOC122925038 gene encoding zinc finger and SCAN domain-containing protein 20-like yields MMADPSEVEEDIPGDVTTENPSKNCNGNVILLLNYKAEDEDIMLHSSRESLITLTVPPGLSNNIPNHDELSPDQNSEENIMLSLTYKAEDEDIMPCSSRENLITLNVHPGLHSTALSHNSSNHEEPSSNQLQIVTTSTGQKGGKRYQCGKKLKNTSSFSTHGRIHARERRYCCSECGKCFTKKSHLVTHERIHTGEKPYSCSECGKCFRDKSHFVRHERSHTGERPYSCSECFKCYSVSSSLVRHQRVHTGEKPFACLECLKCFSV; encoded by the exons aTGATGGCCGATCccagtgaggtggaggaggacattccaggagatgtcaccacag AAAACCCCAGTAAAAATTGTAATGGAAATGTTATATTGTTACTAAATTATAAAGCAGAAGATGAAGATATCATGCTGCACTCTTCAAGAGAAAGCCTCATTACCCTTACTGTACCTCCAGGACTATCAAATAATATCCCTAACCATGATGAACTTTCTCCTGACCAGAATTCTGAGGAAAACATAATGTTATCACTAACTTATAAAGCAGAAGATGAAGATATCATGCCGTGCTCTTCCAGAGAAAACCTCATTACACttaatgtacatccaggactCCACAGTACAGCTCTGTCACATAATTCCTCTAATCATGAGGAACCTTCTTCTAACCAATTACAGATTGTTACCACAAGTACAGGCCAGAAAGGAGGTAAAAGGTACCAGTGTGGTAAAAAGTTGAAAAACACATCAAGCTTTTCTACACATGGAAGAATTCACGCAAGGGAGAGGCGATActgctgttcagaatgtgggaagtgcttcacaaagaaatcacatcttgttacacatgagagaattcacacaggagagaagccgtattcctgttcagaatgtgggaagtgttttagagATAAATCGCAttttgttagacatgagagaagtcacacaggagagaggccatattcctgttcagaatgcTTTAAGTGCTACTCAGTGAGTTCaagtcttgttagacatcagcgagttcatacaggagagaagccatttgcaTGTTTAGAATGTTTGAAGTGCTTCTCAGtgtaa